In the Caballeronia sp. NK8 genome, CTTCGGATCGATCGCGAGCACGCCGACATCGCCCCAGTCGAGCGTCAACGCGCAATGGCCGGAGATGAACGCGCTGCGCGTATCGCCGACATCGAGATTGATTTCGTTGGGCGGGCCGTAGGACGTCGACTCCTTATAGATGCGCAGCGCTTCCTTGAAGCCGTCGTTATTCACGAGCGCTTTGAAGTTGCGCGGATCGAAGAATGCGCCCTGCGCCGTGCCCTTCGATTGCAGATAGCCGCCCGCGATCGAGATGATCGCCCAGTACGCCTGCGCGTTGCGCTTCTTCGAAATGCACGAGCCCGCGACCGGCTTGCCGTCGCCGCCGAAGACCTTGCCGTTGGCGGCTTTGGCGATGTCGAGATAATCGTCCCAGGTTTTCGGCGGCTGCTTGCCGAGCTGCTGAAGGATGTCGGTGCGGTAATAGACCATCTGGAAGTCGCCGTCGAGCGCGACGAGATAGGTCTTGCCGTTGAACTTCTGCGAGAAGTCGACGAAGAACGGCATCACGTCGTCTTCCTTCAATGCCGCATCTTTCGCGACGCGCTGCGTCAGGTCTTCGAGAAACGCACCCTTGGTGTAATCGACCATCCACTGCGGTGCGAACACGGCTGCATCGACGGAGTTCGTGCCGGACGCCCAGTCCGTCAACAGCTTTTGATAGAGATCGGAGAACGGCACCGTCAGCACGTTCACCTTCGCGCCGGTCAGCTTCTCGAACTCGGGCGCGCGGCGCTGCAGCGGCTCGGCGATCTGCGGACCGACGAAGGTCATCACGTTGACGGTCACGCCCTTGAAGTCCTCGGCCGCTGTCGCCTGCGATGCGGCGAGACAGGTAGCCGCGAGCGCGGCCA is a window encoding:
- a CDS encoding ABC transporter substrate-binding protein, whose product is MNLFKQAGAVAALAATCLAASQATAAEDFKGVTVNVMTFVGPQIAEPLQRRAPEFEKLTGAKVNVLTVPFSDLYQKLLTDWASGTNSVDAAVFAPQWMVDYTKGAFLEDLTQRVAKDAALKEDDVMPFFVDFSQKFNGKTYLVALDGDFQMVYYRTDILQQLGKQPPKTWDDYLDIAKAANGKVFGGDGKPVAGSCISKKRNAQAYWAIISIAGGYLQSKGTAQGAFFDPRNFKALVNNDGFKEALRIYKESTSYGPPNEINLDVGDTRSAFISGHCALTLDWGDVGVLAIDPKQSKVIDKVGAVILPGSRKIVDRDTGKLVPCDKATCPYAIDGVNHAPFAAFGGWSGGINAKAKPKVKDAAYAFLSFMSQPAQSNVDVTIGASGFNPYRRSQFTDMSAWKKAGMSDAAAKSYLGAIQQSLQSPNMIIDLRIPQNQRYEQVVLDTAVARFVAGEIDADATMKAIDSGWSEITDDLGKDTQLRAYKASIGAK